A window of the Gossypium hirsutum isolate 1008001.06 chromosome A05, Gossypium_hirsutum_v2.1, whole genome shotgun sequence genome harbors these coding sequences:
- the LOC107937942 gene encoding pentatricopeptide repeat-containing protein At5g10690 isoform X2, producing MPHLHAIFPLPSNSKPFQHSNILSSSSSSFSSSGPIRRRLPRTFSPSKHPNLKRLTSRIVQLTRRRQLHQILEEIENAKREYGKLNTIVMNAVMEACVHCGDVDLALNIFHQMTEPHSCGVDTVTYATLLRGLGRARRIDDAFQLLESVEKGTAAGKPKLSTQLIYGLLDALIEAGDLRRANGLLARFGFLLREGGSSSILTYNLLMKDKAQRLCCSDLYPDVITYTTLLMGFGHAKDLHSVQKIVLEMKSCHDLFIDRTAFTAMVDAMLNCGSIKGALCIFGEILKQAGANVDLRPKPHLYLSMMRAFADWGDYNMVKNLHERLWLDSAGTISLAAQQEADHLLMESALNNGQIDAAVENLTKIINRWKCISWTSRGGMVALRIEVLLGFNKSMLSPYLLPQVLPGNPIERIMLPLETVRPLPGSLELKKVVMRLYREPVVPIIDDWGICIGLLHREDCCEMNAPLSAMMRSPPPCVTTTTSIGHVVDLVLKKKYKMVIVVKHSNLNGTTHGSRAVGVFTAEQLHNVVAPVPEGLKQKHTVRRSLTMF from the exons ATGCCTCACCTCCACGCTATCTTCCCCTTACCATCTAATTCTAAACCCTTTCAACATTCTAATATTTTATCGTCTTCttcatcatctttttcttcttccggGCCAATTCGACGTCGTTTGCCAAGGACTTTCTCTCCCTCAAAACATCCTAATCTCAAACGTCTCACCTCTCGCATCGTCCAACTCACTCGCCGCAGGCAGCTGCATCAG ATTTTGGAGGAAATAGAGAATGCGAAGAGAGAATACGGGAAATTGAACACTATCGTGATGAACGCGGTGATGGAGGCTTGCGTTCATTGTGGAGATGTTGATTTGGCTCtcaacatttttcaccaaatGACTGAACCCCACAGTTGCGGCGTTGATACTGTTACCTATGCTACACTACTGAGG GGGTTAGGTCGAGCTCGAAGAATTGATGACGCATTCCAATTACTCGAGTCAGTGGAAAAGGGCACTGCTGCAGGCAAGCCAAAATTGTCAACACAGCTTATCTACGGTCTTTTGGATGCTTTAATTGAAGCAG GAGACCTTCGCCGTGCTAATGGTCTTCTTGCACGCTTTGGCTTTCTTCTTCGTGAAGGAGGGAGTTCTTCAATATTGACTTACAATTTGCTAATGAAG GATAAAGCACAGCGGTTATGCTGTTCAGATCTTTACCCAGATGTCATTACTTACACTACACTATTGATG GGTTTTGGTCATGCTAAGGATCTCCATTCAGTTCAGAAGATTGTGTTGGAGATGAAATCTTGTCATGATTTGTTTATTGATCGTACTGCATTTACTGCAATGGTTGATGCCATGCTAAATTGCGGTTCAATTAAAG GTGCTCTTTGCATATTTGGAGAAATATTAAAGCAGGCTGGTGCAAATGTGGACTTGAGGCCAAAGCCTCACCTTTATCTCTCCATGATGCGTGCTTTTGCTGATTGGGGGGACTACAATATGGTTAAAAATCTGCATGAGCGTTTGTGGCTAGATTCTGCTGGAACCATCTCGCTGGCTGCTCAACAAGAAGCTGATCATCTTCTTATGGAGTCTGCTTTAAATAATGGACAG ATTGATGCAGCTGTGGAAAatcttacaaaaattattaacAGATGGAAGTGTATATCATGGACGAGTCGTGGAGGCATG GTGGCTTTGCGTATAGAGGTTCTTCTGGGATTTAACAAATCTATGCTCAGTCCTTACTTACTTCCGCAG GTGTTGCCAGGTAATCCCATTGAGCGCATCATGTTGCCATTGGAAACAGTTAGGCCGCTCCCTGGCTCTTTGGAGTTGAAGAAAGTCGTAATGCGCTTATATAGAGAGCCAGTTGTGCCTATTATAGATGACTGGGGCATCTGCATTGGGCTGTTACACCGCGAGGATTGTTGTGAG ATGAATGCCCCACTTTCAGCAATGATGAGAAGTCCACCTCCTTGTGTTACAACGACTACTAGTATTGGTCATGTAGTTGATCTAGTTTTGAAAAAGAAGTATAAAATGGTTATTGTTGTAAAACACAGCAACTTGAATGGTACCACGCATGGGTCTAGGGCAGTCGGTGTTTTTACAGCTGAACAATTACATAACGTTGTGGCGCCTGTGCCAGAGGGGTTGAAACAAAAGCACACTGTTCGTAGAAGTTTAACAATGTTTTGA
- the LOC107937942 gene encoding pentatricopeptide repeat-containing protein At5g10690 isoform X1, with protein MPHLHAIFPLPSNSKPFQHSNILSSSSSSFSSSGPIRRRLPRTFSPSKHPNLKRLTSRIVQLTRRRQLHQILEEIENAKREYGKLNTIVMNAVMEACVHCGDVDLALNIFHQMTEPHSCGVDTVTYATLLRGLGRARRIDDAFQLLESVEKGTAAGKPKLSTQLIYGLLDALIEAGDLRRANGLLARFGFLLREGGSSSILTYNLLMKGCINTGCPQAAINLHEEIQLLGLEPDRLTYNTLIFACVKAENLEAAMLFFKEMNDKAQRLCCSDLYPDVITYTTLLMGFGHAKDLHSVQKIVLEMKSCHDLFIDRTAFTAMVDAMLNCGSIKGALCIFGEILKQAGANVDLRPKPHLYLSMMRAFADWGDYNMVKNLHERLWLDSAGTISLAAQQEADHLLMESALNNGQIDAAVENLTKIINRWKCISWTSRGGMVALRIEVLLGFNKSMLSPYLLPQVLPGNPIERIMLPLETVRPLPGSLELKKVVMRLYREPVVPIIDDWGICIGLLHREDCCEMNAPLSAMMRSPPPCVTTTTSIGHVVDLVLKKKYKMVIVVKHSNLNGTTHGSRAVGVFTAEQLHNVVAPVPEGLKQKHTVRRSLTMF; from the exons ATGCCTCACCTCCACGCTATCTTCCCCTTACCATCTAATTCTAAACCCTTTCAACATTCTAATATTTTATCGTCTTCttcatcatctttttcttcttccggGCCAATTCGACGTCGTTTGCCAAGGACTTTCTCTCCCTCAAAACATCCTAATCTCAAACGTCTCACCTCTCGCATCGTCCAACTCACTCGCCGCAGGCAGCTGCATCAG ATTTTGGAGGAAATAGAGAATGCGAAGAGAGAATACGGGAAATTGAACACTATCGTGATGAACGCGGTGATGGAGGCTTGCGTTCATTGTGGAGATGTTGATTTGGCTCtcaacatttttcaccaaatGACTGAACCCCACAGTTGCGGCGTTGATACTGTTACCTATGCTACACTACTGAGG GGGTTAGGTCGAGCTCGAAGAATTGATGACGCATTCCAATTACTCGAGTCAGTGGAAAAGGGCACTGCTGCAGGCAAGCCAAAATTGTCAACACAGCTTATCTACGGTCTTTTGGATGCTTTAATTGAAGCAG GAGACCTTCGCCGTGCTAATGGTCTTCTTGCACGCTTTGGCTTTCTTCTTCGTGAAGGAGGGAGTTCTTCAATATTGACTTACAATTTGCTAATGAAG GGATGCATAAACACAGGGTGTCCACAGGCAGCTATTAACCTGCATGAAGAAATACAACTACTTGGCCTGGAGCCTGATAGGCTGACATACAATACTCTCATCTTTGCATGTGTCAAGGCAGAAAATTTAGAAGCTGCAATGCTTTTTTTTAAGGAAATGAAT GATAAAGCACAGCGGTTATGCTGTTCAGATCTTTACCCAGATGTCATTACTTACACTACACTATTGATG GGTTTTGGTCATGCTAAGGATCTCCATTCAGTTCAGAAGATTGTGTTGGAGATGAAATCTTGTCATGATTTGTTTATTGATCGTACTGCATTTACTGCAATGGTTGATGCCATGCTAAATTGCGGTTCAATTAAAG GTGCTCTTTGCATATTTGGAGAAATATTAAAGCAGGCTGGTGCAAATGTGGACTTGAGGCCAAAGCCTCACCTTTATCTCTCCATGATGCGTGCTTTTGCTGATTGGGGGGACTACAATATGGTTAAAAATCTGCATGAGCGTTTGTGGCTAGATTCTGCTGGAACCATCTCGCTGGCTGCTCAACAAGAAGCTGATCATCTTCTTATGGAGTCTGCTTTAAATAATGGACAG ATTGATGCAGCTGTGGAAAatcttacaaaaattattaacAGATGGAAGTGTATATCATGGACGAGTCGTGGAGGCATG GTGGCTTTGCGTATAGAGGTTCTTCTGGGATTTAACAAATCTATGCTCAGTCCTTACTTACTTCCGCAG GTGTTGCCAGGTAATCCCATTGAGCGCATCATGTTGCCATTGGAAACAGTTAGGCCGCTCCCTGGCTCTTTGGAGTTGAAGAAAGTCGTAATGCGCTTATATAGAGAGCCAGTTGTGCCTATTATAGATGACTGGGGCATCTGCATTGGGCTGTTACACCGCGAGGATTGTTGTGAG ATGAATGCCCCACTTTCAGCAATGATGAGAAGTCCACCTCCTTGTGTTACAACGACTACTAGTATTGGTCATGTAGTTGATCTAGTTTTGAAAAAGAAGTATAAAATGGTTATTGTTGTAAAACACAGCAACTTGAATGGTACCACGCATGGGTCTAGGGCAGTCGGTGTTTTTACAGCTGAACAATTACATAACGTTGTGGCGCCTGTGCCAGAGGGGTTGAAACAAAAGCACACTGTTCGTAGAAGTTTAACAATGTTTTGA
- the LOC107937904 gene encoding immunoglobulin A1 protease autotransporter isoform X3 gives MATTRRETSTPVKEKRGTSPLNSKPSPRKATSSSSTASDSTEKQLPNYLKPTKSSRTDAALKNLKKPGAEDPCQSPSVMRRRSFDRPPSAARAHKALISPVRQKSASASASTSTSPSFSSKSATAPKAPLERVAKKAIAAAKPHTQTLSSSRRAPNTTTSATTRTSRSKRGTSTPPMKPPSSPDRKEAQSPETKHENKENVDHQVEPEEVVKDDEDEMYDTNLPKAEETANADALDVDTNTQVTSDTDEGGQDTADFSNAVSQEHNETETEPETEPEPQSPSEHEHEPKPEKVEDKVEEGKPDHTQHDCGDKENHSQEEIIAGADPQQEKTPLEDQEVKTETEYGEENATNEVVAATKETEEEQEEKQPESRQEDADEGNQPQGLESIKEKMVKELDAEPEKEQKAEIEAEPEADQKAETEAQQKTETEAEKKTEPKAEAKQKAGTEVANVAAKSQVQGKKEPATPYNDVIEETASKLVAEKRRNKVRELVGAFENVIDKETTNAK, from the exons ATGGCCACCACAAGAAGAGAAACTAGTACTCCGGTGAAAGAGAAGAGGGGTACTTCCCCTTTAAATTCAAAGCCTTCTCCAAGAAAAGCCACTTCCTCTTCCTCAACTGCTTCCGATTCCACTGAAAAACAATTGCCAAACTATCTCAAGCCTACGAAGAGTTCACGCACTGATGCTGCACTCAAGAATTTAAAGAAACCGGGGGCCGAAGACCCTTGCCAAAGTCCAAGTGTTATGAGAAGAAGATCTTTTGATAGGCCTCCCTCAGCTGCTCGAGCTCACAAGGCACTGATCTCTCCTGTTCGACAAAAATCAGCATCAGCATCAGCATCAACATCAACATCCCCATCTTTTTCTTCTAAATCTGCTACTGCACCCAAGGCACCTTTGGAAAGGGTTGCCAAAAAGGCAATTGCTGCAGCCAAACCACACACGCAGACGTTATCTTCGTCTAGGAGGGCCCCTAATACCACTACCTCTGCTACTACTAGAACTAGTAGGAGTAAGAGGGGAACTTCTACTCCTCCAATGAAACCTCCAAGTAGTCCCGATAGAAAGGAAGCTCAGTCTCCCGAAACCAAGcatgaaaataaggaaaatgtgGACCATCAAGTTGAGCCTGAGGAGGTTGTGAAAGATGATGAGGATGAGATGTATGATACCAATTTACCAAAAGCTGAAGAGACTGCCAATGCGGATGCCTTGGATGTAGATACTAATACTCAAGTCACAAGTGATACCGATGAAGGAGGACAAGATACGGCAGATTTTTCTAATGCAGTTTCACAAGAACATAATGAGACTGAGACAGAGCCTGAGACTGAGCCCGAGCCTCAGAGTCCGTCTGAGCATGAGCATGAGCCTAAACCTGAAAAGGTGGAAGATAAGGTTGAGGAAGGAAAACCTGATCATACTCAACATGATTGTGGGGATAAGGAAAACCACAGCCAAGAGGAGATCATTGCTGGTGCAGATCCCCAGCAGGAAAAGACTCCTCTTGAGGACCAGGAGGTGAAAACCGAAACTgaatatggagaagaaaatgCAACTAACGAGGTTGTTGCTGCTACtaaagaaactgaagaagaacaagaagaaaagcAACCAGAAAGCAGGCAGGAGGATGCTGATGAAGGTAACCAGCCGCAAGGCCTTGAATCCATTAAAGAAAAAATGGTTAAAGAATTAGACGCAGAGCCAGAGAAAGAGCAAAAGGCAGAGATAGAGGCAGAGCCAGAGGCAGACCAAAAGGCAGAGACGGAGGCACAGCAAAAGACAGAGACAGAG GCAGAGAAAAAGACAGAGCCAAAGGCAGAGGCAAAGCAAAAGGCGGGGACGGAGGTAGCAAATGTTGCCGCCAAAAGCCAAGTGCAAGGGAAGAAGGAACCTGCAACACCGTACAATGATGTGATCGAGGAGACAGCCAGTAAGCTAGTAGCTGAAAAGAGGAGGAACAAGGTGAGAGAACTAGTTGGTGCATTTGAGAATGTCATAGATAAAGAAACTACTAACGCCAAATGA
- the LOC107937904 gene encoding uncharacterized protein DDB_G0286299 isoform X2 yields the protein MATTRRETSTPVKEKRGTSPLNSKPSPRKATSSSSTASDSTEKQLPNYLKPTKSSRTDAALKNLKKPGAEDPCQSPSVMRRRSFDRPPSAARAHKALISPVRQKSASASASTSTSPSFSSKSATAPKAPLERVAKKAIAAAKPHTQTLSSSRRAPNTTTSATTRTSRSKRGTSTPPMKPPSSPDRKEAQSPETKHENKENVDHQVEPEEVVKDDEDEMYDTNLPKAEETANADALDVDTNTQVTSDTDEGGQDTADFSNAVSQEHNETETEPETEPEPQSPSEHEHEPKPEKVEDKVEEGKPDHTQHDCGDKENHSQEEIIAGADPQQEKTPLEDQEVKTETEYGEENATNEVVAATKETEEEQEEKQPESRQEDADEGNQPQGLESIKEKMVKELDAEPEKEQKAEIEAEPEADQKAETEAQQKTETEVEQKTDTEAEQKTETEAEKKTEPKAEAKQKAGTEVANVAAKSQVQGKKEPATPYNDVIEETASKLVAEKRRNKVRELVGAFENVIDKETTNAK from the exons ATGGCCACCACAAGAAGAGAAACTAGTACTCCGGTGAAAGAGAAGAGGGGTACTTCCCCTTTAAATTCAAAGCCTTCTCCAAGAAAAGCCACTTCCTCTTCCTCAACTGCTTCCGATTCCACTGAAAAACAATTGCCAAACTATCTCAAGCCTACGAAGAGTTCACGCACTGATGCTGCACTCAAGAATTTAAAGAAACCGGGGGCCGAAGACCCTTGCCAAAGTCCAAGTGTTATGAGAAGAAGATCTTTTGATAGGCCTCCCTCAGCTGCTCGAGCTCACAAGGCACTGATCTCTCCTGTTCGACAAAAATCAGCATCAGCATCAGCATCAACATCAACATCCCCATCTTTTTCTTCTAAATCTGCTACTGCACCCAAGGCACCTTTGGAAAGGGTTGCCAAAAAGGCAATTGCTGCAGCCAAACCACACACGCAGACGTTATCTTCGTCTAGGAGGGCCCCTAATACCACTACCTCTGCTACTACTAGAACTAGTAGGAGTAAGAGGGGAACTTCTACTCCTCCAATGAAACCTCCAAGTAGTCCCGATAGAAAGGAAGCTCAGTCTCCCGAAACCAAGcatgaaaataaggaaaatgtgGACCATCAAGTTGAGCCTGAGGAGGTTGTGAAAGATGATGAGGATGAGATGTATGATACCAATTTACCAAAAGCTGAAGAGACTGCCAATGCGGATGCCTTGGATGTAGATACTAATACTCAAGTCACAAGTGATACCGATGAAGGAGGACAAGATACGGCAGATTTTTCTAATGCAGTTTCACAAGAACATAATGAGACTGAGACAGAGCCTGAGACTGAGCCCGAGCCTCAGAGTCCGTCTGAGCATGAGCATGAGCCTAAACCTGAAAAGGTGGAAGATAAGGTTGAGGAAGGAAAACCTGATCATACTCAACATGATTGTGGGGATAAGGAAAACCACAGCCAAGAGGAGATCATTGCTGGTGCAGATCCCCAGCAGGAAAAGACTCCTCTTGAGGACCAGGAGGTGAAAACCGAAACTgaatatggagaagaaaatgCAACTAACGAGGTTGTTGCTGCTACtaaagaaactgaagaagaacaagaagaaaagcAACCAGAAAGCAGGCAGGAGGATGCTGATGAAGGTAACCAGCCGCAAGGCCTTGAATCCATTAAAGAAAAAATGGTTAAAGAATTAGACGCAGAGCCAGAGAAAGAGCAAAAGGCAGAGATAGAGGCAGAGCCAGAGGCAGACCAAAAGGCAGAGACGGAGGCACAGCAAAAGACAGAGACAGAGGTAGAACAAAAGACAGATACAGAGGCAGAGCAAAAGACAGAGACAGAG GCAGAGAAAAAGACAGAGCCAAAGGCAGAGGCAAAGCAAAAGGCGGGGACGGAGGTAGCAAATGTTGCCGCCAAAAGCCAAGTGCAAGGGAAGAAGGAACCTGCAACACCGTACAATGATGTGATCGAGGAGACAGCCAGTAAGCTAGTAGCTGAAAAGAGGAGGAACAAGGTGAGAGAACTAGTTGGTGCATTTGAGAATGTCATAGATAAAGAAACTACTAACGCCAAATGA
- the LOC107937904 gene encoding uncharacterized protein DDB_G0286299 isoform X1, with protein sequence MATTRRETSTPVKEKRGTSPLNSKPSPRKATSSSSTASDSTEKQLPNYLKPTKSSRTDAALKNLKKPGAEDPCQSPSVMRRRSFDRPPSAARAHKALISPVRQKSASASASTSTSPSFSSKSATAPKAPLERVAKKAIAAAKPHTQTLSSSRRAPNTTTSATTRTSRSKRGTSTPPMKPPSSPDRKEAQSPETKHENKENVDHQVEPEEVVKDDEDEMYDTNLPKAEETANADALDVDTNTQVTSDTDEGGQDTADFSNAVSQEHNETETEPETEPEPQSPSEHEHEPKPEKVEDKVEEGKPDHTQHDCGDKENHSQEEIIAGADPQQEKTPLEDQEVKTETEYGEENATNEVVAATKETEEEQEEKQPESRQEDADEGNQPQGLESIKEKMVKELDAEPEKEQKAEIEAEPEADQKAETEAQQKTETEVEQKTDTEAEQKTETEAEKKTEPKAEAKQKAGTEVANVAAKSQVQGKKEPATPYNDVIEETASKLVAEKRRNKVRELVGAFENVIDKETTNAK encoded by the coding sequence ATGGCCACCACAAGAAGAGAAACTAGTACTCCGGTGAAAGAGAAGAGGGGTACTTCCCCTTTAAATTCAAAGCCTTCTCCAAGAAAAGCCACTTCCTCTTCCTCAACTGCTTCCGATTCCACTGAAAAACAATTGCCAAACTATCTCAAGCCTACGAAGAGTTCACGCACTGATGCTGCACTCAAGAATTTAAAGAAACCGGGGGCCGAAGACCCTTGCCAAAGTCCAAGTGTTATGAGAAGAAGATCTTTTGATAGGCCTCCCTCAGCTGCTCGAGCTCACAAGGCACTGATCTCTCCTGTTCGACAAAAATCAGCATCAGCATCAGCATCAACATCAACATCCCCATCTTTTTCTTCTAAATCTGCTACTGCACCCAAGGCACCTTTGGAAAGGGTTGCCAAAAAGGCAATTGCTGCAGCCAAACCACACACGCAGACGTTATCTTCGTCTAGGAGGGCCCCTAATACCACTACCTCTGCTACTACTAGAACTAGTAGGAGTAAGAGGGGAACTTCTACTCCTCCAATGAAACCTCCAAGTAGTCCCGATAGAAAGGAAGCTCAGTCTCCCGAAACCAAGcatgaaaataaggaaaatgtgGACCATCAAGTTGAGCCTGAGGAGGTTGTGAAAGATGATGAGGATGAGATGTATGATACCAATTTACCAAAAGCTGAAGAGACTGCCAATGCGGATGCCTTGGATGTAGATACTAATACTCAAGTCACAAGTGATACCGATGAAGGAGGACAAGATACGGCAGATTTTTCTAATGCAGTTTCACAAGAACATAATGAGACTGAGACAGAGCCTGAGACTGAGCCCGAGCCTCAGAGTCCGTCTGAGCATGAGCATGAGCCTAAACCTGAAAAGGTGGAAGATAAGGTTGAGGAAGGAAAACCTGATCATACTCAACATGATTGTGGGGATAAGGAAAACCACAGCCAAGAGGAGATCATTGCTGGTGCAGATCCCCAGCAGGAAAAGACTCCTCTTGAGGACCAGGAGGTGAAAACCGAAACTgaatatggagaagaaaatgCAACTAACGAGGTTGTTGCTGCTACtaaagaaactgaagaagaacaagaagaaaagcAACCAGAAAGCAGGCAGGAGGATGCTGATGAAGGTAACCAGCCGCAAGGCCTTGAATCCATTAAAGAAAAAATGGTTAAAGAATTAGACGCAGAGCCAGAGAAAGAGCAAAAGGCAGAGATAGAGGCAGAGCCAGAGGCAGACCAAAAGGCAGAGACGGAGGCACAGCAAAAGACAGAGACAGAGGTAGAACAAAAGACAGATACAGAGGCAGAGCAAAAGACAGAGACAGAGGCAGAGAAAAAGACAGAGCCAAAGGCAGAGGCAAAGCAAAAGGCGGGGACGGAGGTAGCAAATGTTGCCGCCAAAAGCCAAGTGCAAGGGAAGAAGGAACCTGCAACACCGTACAATGATGTGATCGAGGAGACAGCCAGTAAGCTAGTAGCTGAAAAGAGGAGGAACAAGGTGAGAGAACTAGTTGGTGCATTTGAGAATGTCATAGATAAAGAAACTACTAACGCCAAATGA
- the LOC107937938 gene encoding probable E3 ubiquitin-protein ligase RHG1A yields MDGYTGKRAVNGLVPGKGSGLILKDHVNIREQNPQFCNRIGCSRRLNSTKGTPNCYSGKAKCSKPSYHPSSSGKEIIGSSSGVYTEVSNTRKSSTNILRKLSSQLEIDSSETSSVQEEPEVSELLFPLGKIQGGLQPESEDSDSGEVTVLEVGSSSVASNTKRGRSFIQNSGLGNQDTLASPSVTLASRSAFQATQGNTSKYGLRNLGCDSISVVAPAGCSSSDSSFSRRKNSVKKRDSEGESSSSTWGKKLSGSSPEGLNNSSSLSVSISDSRRARNWSSNRDCGIASSVRTQRSNSSYGRGRLPNQANGNSLTLNESPIVIPQAPQSHIHTDMNALVPIETASTRTSSYSRSGSIDESLRSFMPSSPSEVSGYHSSVNRGSFQHYNMDGFAEVLLELERIEQDEELTYEQLLVLETSLLLNGLDFYDRHRDMRLDIDDMSYEELLALEERMGTVSTAVPEAELSKCLKSGIYKATSLEDANVRFEGEKNDIKCSICQEEYVIGDEVGRLHCEHRYHIACIQKWLRMKNWCPICKASAEPTQSCSPTSYLS; encoded by the exons ATGGATGGATATACTGGTAAAAGAGCTGTTAATGGACTTGTACCTGGCAAGGGATCAGGTCTCATCTTGAAGGATCATGTTAATATCAGAGAACAAAATCCACAATTTTGCAACCGTATTGGATGCAGTAGGAGGCTGAACTCCACGAAAGGAACACCAAATTGCTACTCTGGAAAAGCCAAATGTTCGAAGCCTTCTTACCACCCTTCATCGAGTGGCAAGGAAATTATTGGAAGTTCCTCTGGGGTATACACTGAAGTTAGCAACACTAGAAAATCCTCTACAAATATTCTCAGAAAGCTATCATCTCAGCTGGAAATAGATTCATCTGAAACTAGTAGTGTTCAGGAAGAGCCAGAGGTGTCAGAGCTCTTATTTCCTCTAGGAAAGATTCAAGGAGGGTTGCAGCCCGAATCTGAAGATTCTGATTCTGGCGAAGTTACTGTGCTGGAAGTGGGAAGCTCCAGCGTAGCATCAAACACAAAACGGGGGAGAAGCTTTATTCAGAACTCTGGGCTGGGCAACCAGGATACTCTGGCTAGTCCATCTGTTACTTTGGCATCTCGAAGTGCTTTCCAGGCAACTCAAGGTAACACAAGCAAGTACGGTTTGAGAAATTTAGGATGTGACTCTATTTCTGTTGTTGCCCCTGCCGGTTGCTCATCATCAGATTCAAGCTTCAGCAGAAGGAAAAATTCGGTAAAAAAGAGAGATTCTGAAGGAGAGAGTAGTTCCTCCACCTGGGGAAAGAAGTTGAGTGGGTCATCTCCGGAGGGACTGAACAATAGTTCTAGCCTCAGTGTTTCAATTTCTGATTCAAGGCGTGCCAGAAATTGGTCTTCTAATAGGGATTGTGGTATTGCTTCTTCAGTTAGGACTCAGAGATCAAACAGTAGTTATGGTAGAGGGAGACTCCCTAACCAAGCAAATGGAAATAGTTTAACTTTGAATGAGTCACCCATAGTCATCCCACAGGCACCTCAATCTCATATTCATACTGATATGAATGCTCTTGTTCCCATAGAAACTGCCTCAACTCGTACTAGTTCTTACAGTCGATCAGGTAGTATAGATGAGAGTTTACGAAGTTTCATGCCTTCCAGTCCTTCAGAAGTTAGTGGTTACCACTCTTCAGTGAACCGGGGTAGCTTCCAGCACTACAATATGGATGGCTTTGCAGAG GTATTATTAGAACTTGAGAGAATTGAACAAGATGAAGAGTTGACATACGAG CAATTACTTGTTCTAGAGACCAGCTTGCTCCTTAATGGCCTGGACTTTTATGATCGGCATAGAGATATGAGATTGGATATAGATGATATGTCATATGAG GAATTACTAGCTCTAGAAGAAAGGATGGGAACTGTTAGCACTGCGGTACCAGAAGCAGAGTTATCAAAATGCCTTAAGAGTGGTATCTACAAGGCAACATCTTTGGAGGATGCAAATGTCAGATTTGAGGGTGAAAAAAATGATATCAAATGCAGCATATGCCAG GAAGAGTATGTTATTGGGGATGAAGTAGGGAGGTTGCATTGTGAGCATAGGTATCACATTGCATGCATACAAAAGTGGCTACGGATGAAGAACTGGTGCCCTATTTGCAAAGCATCAGCAGAACCCACCCAGTCTTGTTCGCCTACTTCATATTTGAGTTGA